Proteins found in one Falco rusticolus isolate bFalRus1 chromosome W, bFalRus1.pri, whole genome shotgun sequence genomic segment:
- the LOC119140734 gene encoding LOW QUALITY PROTEIN: phorbol-12-myristate-13-acetate-induced protein 1-like (The sequence of the model RefSeq protein was modified relative to this genomic sequence to represent the inferred CDS: deleted 2 bases in 1 codon) encodes MMLSRTLHKAAPPATPAEWAAVSKCALQLRKIGDKTWDLRQKILNLLRMLFCPETSSPRTRCAEK; translated from the exons ATGATGCTCAGCAGAACCCTGCACAaggccgcgccgcccgccaCTCCCGCAG AGTGGGCGGCGGTGTCAAAGTGCGCCCTGCAGCTGCGCAAGATAGGCGACAAGACA TGGGACCTGCGGCAGAAGATCTTGAACCTCCTGAGAATGCTATTCTGCCCAGAAACAAGCTCCCCTCGGACACGGTGTGCTGAAAAATAG